One stretch of Tribolium castaneum strain GA2 chromosome 5, icTriCast1.1, whole genome shotgun sequence DNA includes these proteins:
- the LOC658209 gene encoding serine/threonine-protein phosphatase 2A regulatory subunit B'' subunit beta isoform X2, which produces MATTARRRDPDDDIAAIAKQISEQAEAIYQNWKSRGLAPADLITCHAVGDTTKLGSMLKPQPPAKPSIELLAQAPTMDNNRLEKLVKNFVVEDKARLAARNKAMPSSIQYALQKFEKNTQNDSSVQKSPLKSNSFGPEGAKAPPTESPKPVISQKPQISPKPRFAETIEMTLPEEVNLQTWPLKNRIIKKTAPEGRPDPIDQVALEEKRLINALKNGVLDNELPQNPSLTRNKDVEKEVTTKWGLRNTRRVEQQVPHPELTVVQRQHLRQTNTNPIRPFLTRGSVAERVLIFERCPSDLLLDKRARAPVTQLAKPQTAPKQPTLQHTTLQRHIRAHRNVNIPRFHFPTGKPGPPGHLDTIKSKLTSTFSSIGGRASREDFSTIATTCQLPLYWKTPLYLAACADKGSCTQEQFMTFWTNMTNNSHDAASRFVYILTRGRRNWLAPEDFIPLVQDVVETHPGLTFLKEATEFHSRYVHTVIARIYYCVNRSWSGRITIPELRRSNLLNVIQFLEEEEDINQITQYFSYEHFYVIYCKFWELDRDHDLFIDKQDLTRHNDHALSSRIIDRIFSGCVTRGQKRSQHDEKMSYTEFVWFLLSEEDKQHPTAIEYWFRCMDIDGDGYLSMYELEYFYEEQMQRMEAIGIETLPFQDCLCQMLDMVKPKIPGKIALSDLKKCKMTPIFFDTFFNLEKYLDHEQRDPFASQRDHDIDGQEMSDWDRYAAEEYELLVAEEGGNDQQDSLEYDCGFDRLIR; this is translated from the exons ATGGCAACCACAGCCCGCCGCCGAGACCCCGACGATGACATAGCAGCGATAGCCAAACAGATTTCGGAACAAGCCGAGgctatttatcaaaattggAAGTCGAGAGGTCTAGCACCGGCTGATCTAATCACCTGCCATGCTGTGGGGGACACCACAAAGCTAGG ATCGATGCTAAAGCCGCAGCCGCCGGCGAAGCCCTCGATCGAGCTCCTGGCACAGGCGCCCACCATGGACAACAACCGGCTGGAGAAGCTGGTGAAAAATTTCGTCGTGGAAGACAAGGCCAGATTGGCGGCGAGGAACAAAGCCATGCCCTCGAGCATCCAATACGCCCTTCAAAAGTTCGAGAAAAACACACAGAACGACTCAAGTGTGCAGAAAAGTCCGCTCAAATCGAACAGTTTCGGTCCCGAAGGCGCGAAAGCGCCGCCGACTGAG AGCCCGAAGCCCGTAATCAGCCAAAAGCCCCAAATCTCCCCAAAGCCACGTTTCGCCGAAACAATCGAAATGACATTGCCCGAAGAAGTCAACCTGCAAACCTGGCCATTGAAAAACCGCATCATCAAGAAGACGGCCCCCGAAGGGCGGCCGGACCCCATCGACCAAGTGGCCCTCGAGGAAAAACGGCTCATTAACGCGCTCAAAAACGGGGTTTTGGACAACGAACTGCCACAAAACCCTTCTCTTACGAGAAATAAAGACGTGGAGAAGGAGGTCACCACCAAGTGGGGTTTGCGGAACACGAGGAGGGTCGAACAGCAGGTGCCTCATCCGGAGTTGACGGTGGTGCAGAGGCAGCACTTGAGGCAGACGAATACGAACCCAATTCGGCCGTTTTTGACCCGGGGCTCGGTTGCAGAGAGGGTGCTCATCTTCGAAAGGTGTCCCAGTGATTTGTTGCTGGATAAGAGGGCGAGGGCGCCTGTCACGCAATTAGCGAAGCCGCAG ACCGCCCCAAAACAACCCACCCTCCAGCACACCACCCTCCAGCGACACATCCGCGCCCATCGCAACGTCAACATCCCCCGCTTCCATTTCCCTACAGGAAAACCAGGTCCTCCAGGTCATCTCGACACCATCAAGTCCAAACTTACCTCAACCTTTTCTTCGATTGGAGGACGCGCTTCCCGAGAAGATTTCTCCACTATTGCGACAACCTGTCAGTTACCACTTTACTGGAAAACCCCCTTGTATCTCGCAGCTTGTGCGGACAAGGGCTCGTGCACTCAAGAACAGTTTATGACTTTCTGGACAAA TATGACGAACAATTCGCACGATGCGGCCTCAAGATTCGTTTATATTTTGACACGAGGTCGCCGAAATTGGCTCGCACCGGAGGATTTCATTCCCCTGGTCCAGGACGTGGTGGAGACGCATCCAGGCCTGACGTTCCTGAAGGAGGCGACGGAGTTTCACTCGCGTTATGTGCACACTGTCATCGCCCGGATTTATTACTGTGTTAATAGGTCTTGGTCCGGTCGGATCACAATTCCGGAATTGAGACGCTCGAATTTACTCAACGTTATCCAGTTTTTGGAGGAGGAGGAAGACATCAATCAGATTACTCAGTACTTTAGTTACGAACATTTCTATGTGATTTATTGCAAGTTTTGGGAGCTTGATCGTGACCACGATTTGTTTATCGACAAGCAAGACTTGACCAGACACAACGACCACG cGCTTTCGTCACGCATCATCGACCGCATCTTCAGCGGCTGTGTGACCCGGGGCCAGAAGAGGTCGCAACATGATGAAAAAATGTCCTACACGGAGTTTGTCTGGTTCCTGCTGAGTGAGGAAGATAAACAACACCCCACAGCCATTGAGTATTGGTTCAGGTGTATGGACATTGATGGTGATGGTTACTTGTCCATGTACGAGTTGGAGTATTTTTACGAGGAGCAAATGCAGAGAATGGAAGCTATAGGAATTGAAACTTTACCCTTTCAA GACTGCTTGTGTCAAATGTTAGACATGGTGAAACCGAAAATTCCAGGGAAAATTGCCTTAAGTGACTTAAAGAAGTGCAAAATGACGCCGATTTTCTTCGACACGTTCTTCAACCTTGAGAAGTATTTGGACCACGAGCAAAGGGATCCTTTCGCCTCGCAGAGAGACCACGATATCGACGGGCAAGAG ATGTCCGACTGGGATCGCTACGCTGCCGAAGAATACGAGCTCCTGGTGGCGGAAGAGGGCGGCAACGACCAGCAGGACAGCCT GGAGTACGATTGTGGCTTTGACAGG CTCATTCGATGA
- the LOC658209 gene encoding serine/threonine-protein phosphatase 2A regulatory subunit B'' subunit beta isoform X1, producing the protein MATTARRRDPDDDIAAIAKQISEQAEAIYQNWKSRGLAPADLITCHAVGDTTKLGSMLKPQPPAKPSIELLAQAPTMDNNRLEKLVKNFVVEDKARLAARNKAMPSSIQYALQKFEKNTQNDSSVQKSPLKSNSFGPEGAKAPPTESPKPVISQKPQISPKPRFAETIEMTLPEEVNLQTWPLKNRIIKKTAPEGRPDPIDQVALEEKRLINALKNGVLDNELPQNPSLTRNKDVEKEVTTKWGLRNTRRVEQQVPHPELTVVQRQHLRQTNTNPIRPFLTRGSVAERVLIFERCPSDLLLDKRARAPVTQLAKPQTAPKQPTLQHTTLQRHIRAHRNVNIPRFHFPTGKPGPPGHLDTIKSKLTSTFSSIGGRASREDFSTIATTCQLPLYWKTPLYLAACADKGSCTQEQFMTFWTNMTNNSHDAASRFVYILTRGRRNWLAPEDFIPLVQDVVETHPGLTFLKEATEFHSRYVHTVIARIYYCVNRSWSGRITIPELRRSNLLNVIQFLEEEEDINQITQYFSYEHFYVIYCKFWELDRDHDLFIDKQDLTRHNDHALSSRIIDRIFSGCVTRGQKRSQHDEKMSYTEFVWFLLSEEDKQHPTAIEYWFRCMDIDGDGYLSMYELEYFYEEQMQRMEAIGIETLPFQDCLCQMLDMVKPKIPGKIALSDLKKCKMTPIFFDTFFNLEKYLDHEQRDPFASQRDHDIDGQEMSDWDRYAAEEYELLVAEEGGNDQQDSLSFDEGGDEDVLSPNLELVLDGEEPEELSTDSDECSI; encoded by the exons ATGGCAACCACAGCCCGCCGCCGAGACCCCGACGATGACATAGCAGCGATAGCCAAACAGATTTCGGAACAAGCCGAGgctatttatcaaaattggAAGTCGAGAGGTCTAGCACCGGCTGATCTAATCACCTGCCATGCTGTGGGGGACACCACAAAGCTAGG ATCGATGCTAAAGCCGCAGCCGCCGGCGAAGCCCTCGATCGAGCTCCTGGCACAGGCGCCCACCATGGACAACAACCGGCTGGAGAAGCTGGTGAAAAATTTCGTCGTGGAAGACAAGGCCAGATTGGCGGCGAGGAACAAAGCCATGCCCTCGAGCATCCAATACGCCCTTCAAAAGTTCGAGAAAAACACACAGAACGACTCAAGTGTGCAGAAAAGTCCGCTCAAATCGAACAGTTTCGGTCCCGAAGGCGCGAAAGCGCCGCCGACTGAG AGCCCGAAGCCCGTAATCAGCCAAAAGCCCCAAATCTCCCCAAAGCCACGTTTCGCCGAAACAATCGAAATGACATTGCCCGAAGAAGTCAACCTGCAAACCTGGCCATTGAAAAACCGCATCATCAAGAAGACGGCCCCCGAAGGGCGGCCGGACCCCATCGACCAAGTGGCCCTCGAGGAAAAACGGCTCATTAACGCGCTCAAAAACGGGGTTTTGGACAACGAACTGCCACAAAACCCTTCTCTTACGAGAAATAAAGACGTGGAGAAGGAGGTCACCACCAAGTGGGGTTTGCGGAACACGAGGAGGGTCGAACAGCAGGTGCCTCATCCGGAGTTGACGGTGGTGCAGAGGCAGCACTTGAGGCAGACGAATACGAACCCAATTCGGCCGTTTTTGACCCGGGGCTCGGTTGCAGAGAGGGTGCTCATCTTCGAAAGGTGTCCCAGTGATTTGTTGCTGGATAAGAGGGCGAGGGCGCCTGTCACGCAATTAGCGAAGCCGCAG ACCGCCCCAAAACAACCCACCCTCCAGCACACCACCCTCCAGCGACACATCCGCGCCCATCGCAACGTCAACATCCCCCGCTTCCATTTCCCTACAGGAAAACCAGGTCCTCCAGGTCATCTCGACACCATCAAGTCCAAACTTACCTCAACCTTTTCTTCGATTGGAGGACGCGCTTCCCGAGAAGATTTCTCCACTATTGCGACAACCTGTCAGTTACCACTTTACTGGAAAACCCCCTTGTATCTCGCAGCTTGTGCGGACAAGGGCTCGTGCACTCAAGAACAGTTTATGACTTTCTGGACAAA TATGACGAACAATTCGCACGATGCGGCCTCAAGATTCGTTTATATTTTGACACGAGGTCGCCGAAATTGGCTCGCACCGGAGGATTTCATTCCCCTGGTCCAGGACGTGGTGGAGACGCATCCAGGCCTGACGTTCCTGAAGGAGGCGACGGAGTTTCACTCGCGTTATGTGCACACTGTCATCGCCCGGATTTATTACTGTGTTAATAGGTCTTGGTCCGGTCGGATCACAATTCCGGAATTGAGACGCTCGAATTTACTCAACGTTATCCAGTTTTTGGAGGAGGAGGAAGACATCAATCAGATTACTCAGTACTTTAGTTACGAACATTTCTATGTGATTTATTGCAAGTTTTGGGAGCTTGATCGTGACCACGATTTGTTTATCGACAAGCAAGACTTGACCAGACACAACGACCACG cGCTTTCGTCACGCATCATCGACCGCATCTTCAGCGGCTGTGTGACCCGGGGCCAGAAGAGGTCGCAACATGATGAAAAAATGTCCTACACGGAGTTTGTCTGGTTCCTGCTGAGTGAGGAAGATAAACAACACCCCACAGCCATTGAGTATTGGTTCAGGTGTATGGACATTGATGGTGATGGTTACTTGTCCATGTACGAGTTGGAGTATTTTTACGAGGAGCAAATGCAGAGAATGGAAGCTATAGGAATTGAAACTTTACCCTTTCAA GACTGCTTGTGTCAAATGTTAGACATGGTGAAACCGAAAATTCCAGGGAAAATTGCCTTAAGTGACTTAAAGAAGTGCAAAATGACGCCGATTTTCTTCGACACGTTCTTCAACCTTGAGAAGTATTTGGACCACGAGCAAAGGGATCCTTTCGCCTCGCAGAGAGACCACGATATCGACGGGCAAGAG ATGTCCGACTGGGATCGCTACGCTGCCGAAGAATACGAGCTCCTGGTGGCGGAAGAGGGCGGCAACGACCAGCAGGACAGCCT CTCATTCGATGAAGGCGGAGACGAGGACGTCCTTTCGCCGAACCTTGAGTTAGTATTAGACGGTGAGGAACCGGAGGAGTTATCAACAGATAGCGACGAGTGCAGTATTTAG
- the Gcn5 gene encoding histone acetyltransferase KAT2A produces the protein MSEQGQLSNNSANSEEGDAAGVPGGKPQAPSQTQNAAPTNKQPASRQTNLQRIQQKKQAVLAFPYNKKLLKLAIYSKCQSENCICTGWKKTDPNMQEPTFTDPCRCEHPLEMHISHLRSKTEDELNRLLRMVVDIDNMGTAMSREENIETKKVYTYLFHLLRKCILTLDTPVVESSLGQPPFEKPCIHKAITNLLVYKFSHLAQQEWKTMYEVARILLHCLNTWEFPSPSSQKHIVSPEEATVYKMEHMRWLVFCNVPTFCDSLKHYDTTMVFGRTLLRAVFKYMRKQIMDQFNRERDKMPQERRVMLLTHFPPFLNTLDEEIYAQDSPIWDPDFKQGPPQHFQNLFEAGKNKTNAKRGASDLDAKAGKTGDVPSRETKRRRAQDEQFEDIPMETVAQIIATIDDPNYMTGPDLIFSENAPATDEAPKLLEKRKVIEMHVIGNSLTETVSKQTMLWFIGLQNVFSLQLPRMPIEYITQLLFDPKHRTIALIKENRPIGGICFRPFETQGFTEIVFCAVTFSEQIKGYGTHLMNHLKDYHIRKGILHFLTFADENAIGYFERQGFSKDIKLNRSIYQGYIKDYEGATLMHCELNPKIIYTEFTSVVRRQKKFVKQLIYQQQRNVSKVHPGLTFFKEGVKSIPIESIPGLQETGWKPAARATRGAQQLEESQDIDVLADMLKSVLQAVKSHEDSWPFRLPVDKNDVPDYYDHIKYPMDLKTMADRLKSRYYVSRRLFIADMMRIFRNCKIYNSPETEYYQCAVNLQQYFQTKMKEVGLWDK, from the exons atgtcagAACAGGGCCAGTTGAGTAACAATAGTGCCAATTCTGAAGAAGGGGATGCCGCAGGAGTCCCTGGGGGTAAACCCCAGGCTCCCAGTCAGACACAAAATGCAGCCCCAACTAATAAACAACCAGCGTCGAGACAGACGAATTTGCAAAGAATACAACAGAAGAAACAGGCCGTTTTGGCCTTCCCGTACAATAAAAAGTTGCTGAAACTTGCCATTTATTCAAAATGCCAG AGCGAGAACTGCATTTGCACCGGTTGGAAAAAGACCGACCCCAACATGCAAGAGCCCACTTTTACCGACCCCTGTCGTTGCGAGCACCCTTTAG AAATGCACATTTCCCACTTACGCAGTAAAACTGAGGACGAGTTAAATCGTCTCCTGCGTATGGTTGTGGACATTGACAATATGGGTACGGCAATGAGTCGTGAAGAAAacattgaaacaaaaaaagtttacacGTACTTATTCCACTTGTTGCGTAAATGCATCCTAACTCTTGACACTCCCGTCGTTGAGAGTTCGCTCGGACAGCCCCCATTTGAAAAACCGTGCATTCACAAAGCGATCACAAATTTGCTAGTTTACAAATTCTCACATTTGGCCCAACAAGAGTGGAAGACGATGTATGAAGTGGCTAGGATTCTCCTCCACTGTTTGAACACGTGGGAGTTTCCGAGTCCGAGCAGCCAGAAGCATATTGTAAGTCCGGAGGAAGCCACAGTTTATAAAATGGAACATATGCGTTGGTTGGTGTTTTGCAACGTTCCAACATTTTGCGACTCGTTGAAACATTACGATACGACAATGGTGTTTGGGAGGACGCTTCTAAGGGCTGTTTTCAAATACATGAGGAAGCAAATCATGGATCAGTTTAATCGAGAGCGGGACAAAATGCCCCAAGAACGTCGCGTTATGCTCCTCACACATTTTCCCCCGTTTCTGAACACGTTGGATGAAGAGATTTACGCGCAGGATTCCCCGATTTGGGATCCTGATTTTAAACAAGGACCGCCGCAACATTTCCAGAATTTATTCGAAGCGGGGAAAAACAAAA CGAATGCCAAGCGAGGAGCGAGCGATTTGGACGCGAAAGCGGGCAAAACTGGGGATGTACCGAGTCGAGAGACGAAACGTAGGAGGGCACAGGATGAACAGTTTGAGGATATTCCGATGGAGACGGTTGCACAAATTATTGCAACAATTGATGATCCGAATTACATGACCGGACCTGAT CTGATTTTCTCCGAGAATGCGCCCGCCACAGACGAAGCGcccaaacttttagaaaaacgcAAAGTGATTGAAATGCACGTCATTGGTAACAGTTTGACCGAAACGGTCTCGAAACAGACCATGTTGTGGTTCATTGGTCTACAAAACGTCTTTTCGCTTCAATTGCCCCGAATGCCGATCGAATACATCACCCAATTGTTATTCGATCC aaaacacCGCACCATTGCCCTAATTAAAGAAAACCGTCCAATCGGCGGTATTTGTTTCCGCCCGTTTGAAACTCAAGGTTTCACAGAGATTGTTTTTTGCGCGGTCACTTTCAGCGAACAGATCAAAGGTTACGGAACGCATTTAATGAACCATTTGAAAGACTACCACATTCGTAAAGGCATTCTCCACTTTCTGACTTTCGCAGACGAGAACGCGATTGGTTATTTCGAACGTCAGGGATTTTCgaaagatattaaattaaaccggTCGATTTATCAAGGCTATATTAAGGACTATGAAGGCGCCACTCTCATGCATTGCGAACTGAACCCCAAAATAATCTACACCGAGTTCACTTCAGTCGTTCGGAGGCAAAAAAAGTTCGTCAAACAGTTGATTTATCAGCAGCAAAGGAACGTATCAAAGGTTCACCCCGGTCTGACTTTCTTCAAAGAGGGGGTGAAGAGCATCCCCATTGAGTCCATTCCGGGGCTGCAGGAGACAGGCTGGAAACCGGCAGCGAGGGCCACCAGAGGGGCGCAACAACTGGAGGAGTCTCAAGATATTGACGTGTTGGCTGATATGCTCAAAAGTGTGCTTCAAGCGGTGAAAAGTCACGAAGATTCTTGGCCGTTTCGACTGCCAGTTGATAAAAACGACGTTCCGGATTATTACGACCACATCAAGTATCCCATGG ATTTGAAAACAATGGCCGATCGCTTGAAGTCACGGTATTACGTTTCAAGGCGTTTGTTTATCGCTGATATGATGCGGATTTTCCgcaattgtaaaatttataattcgcCTGAGACAGAGTATTACCAGTGTGCTGTGAACTTGCAGCAGTATTTCCAGACCAAGATGAAGGAAGTCGGTTTGTGGGACAAATAA